In the genome of Streptomyces sp. NBC_00433, the window CCAGGTGGTTGCCACTTGCTGTGGCGTTCGCGTCTTTCCCGCCTCTTCGGCGGGGCGCGCGGTTCCCCGCGCCCCTGAAAAACGCGTGCCCTCTGCGCAGAGCCCCTGCCAGGAGCAGACGCTGGGCGCAGGAAGACGCGGACCCAAAGGGGCGCGGGGAACTGCGCGCCCAGCCACGATGGCGCCGCAGGCAGGCAACGCACCGCAAGGGGCGATCACCCAGGGGCACGGGGAACTGCGTGGCAGGCCGCGTACCCCGAGACGGGGGGACGTCAGGCGCGGATGGCGCAGAGGTGGAGAAGCGCGGCCACTCCGCGGTACGGATCGGAGCGGCCGGCAGCAGCCTCGGCGTCGAGGAGCGTGGCGAGGGCGCCCGGGTCCGCGGGGGCGAGCGCGTGGTCGGGGGCGGTGTCGGTGAAGACCCGCACGCCGTACCAGGTGTGCAGCGGCACCCCGATCCCGGCCAGCGTCGTCGTCATCGGCGCCAGCCGGTCCGCGCGGGTGGCGAGCCCGAGGCGGTTGACGTAGCCGGGGGACCCGAAGGCCTGGAGCGCGGAGGCGTAGTCGCCGAGCAGTCCGGGCCGCATGGCCAGGGCGTCGCCGTTGCGGACGACGAGGGACAGCAGTCCGCCGGGTGCGAGCACCCGGGCGAGCGCGGCGAGCATCGGATCGGGGTCGGGCACGTACATGAGCACGCCGTGGCAGAGGACCACGTCGAAGCAGGCGGGGCCGAAGTGCCGGCCCGTCTCGCGACCGTCGCCCTGGAGGGCGACGAAGCGGCTCCGCACATCGGCGGGCTCCGCCGCGACCGCCGCCCGCAGGGCGGTGAGCATGGCCGGGTCGGCTTCGAGGCCGGTCACGAGGTGCCCGGCGCGGGCCAGCCGCAGGGCCTGCGTGCCCTGGCCGGGGCCGATGTCGAGGACCCGCAGCCGCCGCACCGCGTGGGCGCCGCCGGCGGGCGGGAAGTGCGCGGCGAGCTGCTCGTCCAGCTGCCGCGCGACCAGTTCCTGCCTGACGGTGTTCCGCAGGCCGCCGAGACCGGCCAGCCAGGTGTCGGCGCCGCCGTGGAAGCCGCCCGCGCCCGGGGCGGGGTGCGGGTCGGGGACGAAGCCGTTCAGAGCTTGGCGCCGCGCTGGACCTGCGGCTTGGGGAGCCGCATCCGGCGCATCTGGAGCGTCCGCATCAGGCCGTAGGTGACCGCCCGCCGGGTGTTCTGGTCGGGGAAGCGCGCGGCCAGCTGGCGGCGCAGCGCGAAGCCGGTGATCACCGAGTCGACCACGATCAGCACGATGACCAGGACCCACAGGAACAGCGAGAGCGTCTGCACGGAGGGCACGAGGCTGCCGACGAGGATCAGCACGGCCATCGGCAGGAAGAACTCGGCGACCCGGTAGCGGGAGTCCACGTAGTCGCGGGTGAATTTGCGCACGGGGCCCTGGTGCGCGGCCGGCAGGTTGCGCTCGTCGCCGTTGGCGAGGGCCTCGCGGCGCTTGGCCAGGTCGACCCGGCGGGCCTCGCGGGCCTGCTTGGCGGCCGCCTTGCGGTCGGTCGGGGTGTTGACCGCCTTGCGGCGCTGCTGCTGGGACTCGCTGCGCTTGGGCGTGGGGCGACCCTTGGGAGCCTGCGGGTCGCGGGACTGGTCCTCGAGCACTGCGGCTACGGCGAGGGCCTGCTCATCTTCGGAACGGCGTCGGAACACAACTCCAAGGTTACGTGCTTCCGCCGTTTGACCCCAGCCCCTGCCTACTACCTGGGCAGGGGGTGGCCGAACCGTGATCGTCCTTGCGGATGAGCGCATCCGGGCCCGAACAGTGCGGTAATGGAACCAAGGCCCGTAGGCTGGGGTCTGTAGAGGTGCTGGAGCAGTTTGCCGGAGAAGGGGGCGCGCGAGGCCCATGAGCGGTGTCATGAAGCGGATGGGACTGATCTTCCGCGCGAAGGCCAACAAGGCCCTGGACAGGGCCGA includes:
- a CDS encoding class I SAM-dependent methyltransferase translates to MVARQLDEQLAAHFPPAGGAHAVRRLRVLDIGPGQGTQALRLARAGHLVTGLEADPAMLTALRAAVAAEPADVRSRFVALQGDGRETGRHFGPACFDVVLCHGVLMYVPDPDPMLAALARVLAPGGLLSLVVRNGDALAMRPGLLGDYASALQAFGSPGYVNRLGLATRADRLAPMTTTLAGIGVPLHTWYGVRVFTDTAPDHALAPADPGALATLLDAEAAAGRSDPYRGVAALLHLCAIRA
- a CDS encoding DUF3043 domain-containing protein; translated protein: MFRRRSEDEQALAVAAVLEDQSRDPQAPKGRPTPKRSESQQQRRKAVNTPTDRKAAAKQAREARRVDLAKRREALANGDERNLPAAHQGPVRKFTRDYVDSRYRVAEFFLPMAVLILVGSLVPSVQTLSLFLWVLVIVLIVVDSVITGFALRRQLAARFPDQNTRRAVTYGLMRTLQMRRMRLPKPQVQRGAKL